From Acetonema longum DSM 6540, one genomic window encodes:
- a CDS encoding MATE family efflux transporter produces MNIVSHFMRGQILSLSWPVVLEMTGVMLVGLIVTAMVGQLGAVSLAAVGLATVVQMSAAMVFAAAGTGAAAIIAREAGARQWETVRRITGQAITLALIFGLFLAAIGYLGAELIFQLVDADPSVAQLAGSLLKIVFLVSPTFLVMSVGCAILRGVGRTRDSFLISLLNNGLNIAISYLAIFGIGLPAAGVYGAAWGIVSGQVTGGIAAVVMLMHQPLIRLSLKDMTVYRPDDVRRILRISLPAGMEQLAMQGGRVAFTFLLAGVGPVQFAAHQIAMQVESISFLPGFAFSVAAMTLVGQSLGRHIPHRAEQYARLTRTMAIGLMSGLGFVFIFFSQPLTRLFIQDPAVIAWGSACVMIAAAEQPTLALYYVMAGALRGAGDTKWPMYVTAVGVWLVRIPLVYLFIEVWGYAITAAWWITALDFLLRSAVMWHRFRAGKWKEEGAC; encoded by the coding sequence GTGAATATAGTCAGTCATTTTATGCGCGGGCAGATCCTATCCCTGTCCTGGCCGGTGGTGCTGGAGATGACCGGGGTGATGCTAGTCGGTTTAATCGTAACCGCCATGGTTGGTCAATTGGGGGCAGTCAGTCTGGCGGCAGTGGGTCTGGCTACTGTCGTACAAATGTCCGCTGCCATGGTGTTTGCCGCTGCCGGCACCGGCGCAGCCGCCATCATCGCCAGAGAGGCCGGCGCCCGGCAGTGGGAGACAGTTCGGCGGATCACCGGGCAGGCTATAACGCTGGCGCTGATTTTTGGACTGTTCTTGGCCGCTATCGGTTACCTGGGAGCGGAACTTATTTTTCAGCTCGTCGATGCCGATCCGTCGGTAGCCCAGTTAGCCGGCAGTTTGTTAAAAATAGTGTTCCTGGTTTCGCCAACCTTTCTGGTGATGTCGGTTGGCTGTGCGATCCTGCGCGGGGTGGGACGCACCAGGGACTCATTCCTGATTAGTTTATTAAATAACGGTTTGAACATTGCCATTAGTTATCTGGCCATTTTCGGCATTGGGCTGCCGGCAGCCGGAGTATACGGAGCGGCCTGGGGGATTGTTTCCGGTCAGGTGACCGGAGGAATAGCGGCTGTGGTGATGCTGATGCATCAGCCTTTGATCCGTCTGAGCCTAAAGGACATGACAGTCTATCGCCCCGATGATGTCCGGCGCATTCTTCGCATTAGTCTGCCGGCCGGCATGGAACAACTGGCCATGCAGGGGGGCAGGGTTGCCTTTACCTTTCTCCTGGCCGGAGTAGGTCCGGTACAATTTGCCGCCCATCAAATCGCCATGCAGGTTGAATCGATCTCCTTTTTGCCTGGATTCGCCTTTTCCGTGGCCGCCATGACCCTGGTGGGGCAATCCCTGGGCCGGCATATCCCCCATCGGGCTGAACAGTATGCGAGGTTAACCCGGACCATGGCTATAGGGCTGATGAGCGGACTGGGGTTTGTTTTCATTTTTTTCTCCCAGCCTCTGACCCGTCTGTTTATTCAAGACCCGGCTGTCATTGCGTGGGGTTCGGCCTGTGTCATGATCGCGGCGGCGGAGCAGCCTACCCTGGCCTTGTATTATGTCATGGCAGGAGCCCTGCGCGGCGCCGGTGACACCAAGTGGCCGATGTATGTAACTGCAGTGGGAGTTTGGCTGGTGCGTATACCCCTTGTTTACCTGTTCATCGAGGTCTGGGGTTATGCGATAACCGCCGCCTGGTGGATTACCGCCCTTGACTTTTTACTGCGCAGCGCGGTGATGTGGCACCGCTTCCGCGCCGGCAAATGGAAAGAGGAAGGGGCTTGCTGA